A genome region from Labilibaculum antarcticum includes the following:
- a CDS encoding DUF262 domain-containing protein, giving the protein MCEDQDTISVGTASFKSILSLCSENTMEIPEYQRPYVWSQEKVDELLGDIKDFYYDDQMVKRGANSNYYMGALLLHQKEDKRLQIIDGQQRITTLLLLDHALNADESVLSQANGNLKLNFDSPLSKKNILSNYAFVQSDKSFLKTEDYKNLLDHLVFTIIISTSEDDAFTFFETQNNRGVKLSPVDYLKSYHLRELKSDEDKQKVFAKQWDKDNQNQFLNLLFTKFVWRARKWRGKNLFYENQDFILNEFQKQTHSANGSVQLFPNRINSLANSLSYSVESGMAVHTSPISIQTSAENYPFSIRQPIEKGLAFFLFTQKYAAVYKYIFEQEHLHDKELNEALCFYREVYYRHSVYLKELFKLCLVMYYDKFGSQQINDFALWLDYLLGSYRIHQKSIVAQTPIKMLRDDMSENLLDVIDRAYLPQEVFTFLKNVTDHWKYRELNFKSEYGVQAQYKNQLLAYYKPDDQDKDLSNKLKWINDFITNRK; this is encoded by the coding sequence ATGTGTGAAGATCAAGATACCATTTCAGTTGGTACAGCCTCGTTCAAGTCAATTCTTTCGTTATGTAGCGAGAATACGATGGAAATTCCAGAATACCAACGTCCTTATGTTTGGAGTCAGGAGAAGGTTGATGAACTACTAGGGGATATAAAGGATTTTTATTACGATGATCAAATGGTAAAAAGAGGCGCTAACTCAAATTACTATATGGGAGCCCTTCTCTTGCATCAGAAAGAGGACAAGCGTTTACAGATAATAGATGGACAACAAAGAATAACCACACTCTTACTTCTTGATCATGCACTAAATGCTGATGAGAGTGTCTTGAGTCAAGCCAATGGAAATTTAAAGCTAAATTTTGATTCTCCTTTATCGAAAAAGAATATTCTGTCCAATTATGCTTTTGTTCAGAGTGATAAGAGCTTCTTAAAAACAGAGGACTATAAAAACCTATTAGATCATTTAGTTTTTACCATCATTATTAGCACTTCCGAAGATGATGCTTTTACATTCTTTGAGACTCAAAATAACCGTGGGGTAAAATTAAGTCCAGTTGATTATCTGAAATCTTACCATCTGCGTGAATTAAAATCAGATGAGGACAAGCAAAAAGTATTTGCTAAACAATGGGATAAGGACAATCAAAATCAATTTCTGAATTTACTTTTCACAAAATTTGTTTGGCGTGCTCGTAAATGGAGAGGGAAAAATTTGTTCTATGAGAATCAGGATTTTATTCTAAATGAGTTTCAGAAACAAACGCATTCTGCAAATGGCTCTGTTCAGCTTTTCCCCAATCGAATTAATAGCCTAGCGAATTCATTGAGCTATTCGGTAGAGAGTGGTATGGCAGTACATACTTCGCCTATTTCCATTCAAACCAGCGCTGAAAATTATCCTTTTTCAATTCGTCAGCCCATAGAAAAAGGACTTGCTTTTTTTCTGTTCACACAGAAATATGCAGCTGTCTATAAATACATATTCGAGCAAGAACATTTGCATGATAAGGAACTGAATGAAGCTCTTTGTTTTTACCGAGAAGTGTATTACAGGCATTCAGTATACCTCAAAGAGTTATTCAAGCTTTGTTTGGTGATGTACTACGATAAATTCGGATCACAACAGATTAATGATTTTGCTCTATGGTTAGATTACTTATTAGGTTCTTATCGGATACATCAGAAAAGTATAGTTGCTCAAACCCCAATCAAAATGTTGAGAGACGATATGTCTGAAAATTTATTGGATGTAATCGATAGAGCTTATTTACCACAAGAGGTATTTACATTCTTAAAGAACGTGACTGACCACTGGAAATATAGAGAGTTAAATTTTAAGAGTGAGTATGGGGTACAGGCGCAATACAAAAATCAGCTACTCGCTTATTACAAGCCAGATGATCAGGATAAAGATTTGTCGAACAAATTAAAATGGATAAATGATTTTATCACAAATAGAAAATAA
- a CDS encoding restriction endonuclease subunit S: MKKYENYKDSGIKWIGEIPEHWKVMKMKFVANLKSGSNITSEQINDNGKYPVYGGNGLRGYYHKYTNDGDSVLIGRQGALCGNIKFVSDKFWASEHAVVVYLFEKNHWVWFGKLLEVMNLNQYSQSAAQPGLSVNEIVNLSIPVPILEEQSQIANYLDHKCTQIDELISKKLSLIELLKEERTAVINQAVTKGIDPSVPMQNSGIEWIGETPAHWEVKKLKYILNTTKGFAFKAEMFKDEGIPIIKASDIKNKSVRENVTHYLDESNAHKFKSVKLFEGDILISTVGSTPDVINSAVGQIGRVPLELNGAFLNQNTVRLEISDFSKITGDYLFFLIQNDNYRRYLDLHAHGTANQASLKLVDILRFDAVIPTLDEQVEIVDFIRREENRIVTLGKKINKEITLMKEYKTTLISEVVTGKVDVRDEIIN, encoded by the coding sequence ATGAAGAAATACGAGAATTACAAGGATTCAGGTATTAAGTGGATTGGAGAGATTCCTGAGCATTGGAAGGTTATGAAGATGAAGTTTGTTGCAAACTTGAAGAGTGGAAGTAATATAACATCTGAACAAATTAATGACAACGGAAAATATCCTGTATATGGTGGCAATGGTTTACGTGGTTATTACCACAAATATACAAATGATGGTGATTCCGTTTTAATTGGACGTCAAGGTGCATTATGTGGTAACATTAAATTTGTATCCGATAAATTTTGGGCTTCAGAACACGCTGTTGTAGTTTATTTATTTGAAAAAAATCATTGGGTATGGTTTGGGAAATTATTAGAAGTAATGAATCTTAATCAGTATTCACAATCGGCTGCTCAACCAGGTTTATCGGTAAATGAGATTGTTAATTTATCAATACCTGTACCAATACTGGAAGAACAATCCCAAATCGCTAACTACCTCGACCACAAATGCACACAAATAGATGAGCTCATCAGTAAAAAGTTGAGTTTAATTGAATTATTAAAAGAGGAGCGCACCGCTGTCATCAATCAGGCAGTTACCAAAGGAATAGATCCAAGTGTGCCTATGCAGAATTCTGGTATCGAATGGATTGGAGAAACTCCAGCACATTGGGAGGTGAAAAAGTTGAAGTATATTTTAAATACAACTAAAGGTTTTGCCTTTAAGGCTGAGATGTTTAAAGATGAAGGCATTCCTATAATTAAGGCAAGTGATATTAAGAATAAGTCAGTTCGAGAGAATGTTACACATTATTTGGACGAATCTAATGCTCATAAATTTAAGTCTGTTAAACTATTTGAAGGAGACATATTAATAAGTACTGTGGGAAGCACCCCAGATGTTATAAATTCGGCAGTAGGACAAATAGGGCGAGTTCCTTTAGAACTAAATGGAGCTTTTTTAAATCAAAATACAGTGAGGCTTGAAATATCAGATTTTTCAAAAATAACAGGAGATTATCTTTTTTTTCTAATTCAAAATGATAATTATCGTAGGTATCTTGACTTACATGCTCATGGAACTGCAAATCAGGCGAGCTTAAAATTAGTAGATATCTTAAGATTTGATGCAGTCATTCCAACACTAGATGAGCAAGTTGAAATTGTCGATTTCATCCGAAGAGAAGAAAACCGAATAGTTACATTGGGTAAGAAAATCAACAAAGAAATTACCCTTATGAAAGAATACAAAACTACATTAATCTCAGAAGTGGTAACGGGTAAGGTCGATGTGAGAGATGAAATAATTAATTAG
- a CDS encoding DUF262 domain-containing protein produces the protein MILSQIENKPLDIKSELVTLQSYTERNSFFNIPIYQRLYVWNEVQINTLLWDLHNAINEKSYYLGGIMLSKNTDNYDLIDGQQRFTTLWLIGYVLKNALSDFLYFIENKEKRGRITFSIRDFANEYFQNPSQQVFSDKDAEQELQPVTEALKTITRFFEENNISEEEKEKLSEFIFKKVQLIATTIPPSTDENRLFEVMNNRGVQLQHHEILKGELLNEIKFDEDYFVYAKLWEACSLMDEYIEKNIKEVAGLSWKELTFSSDEEEREVGLPTDIKSIIRTKLSSKNRNDADRSSLLKILTENKWEEPDENEEDYGYDSGQIRSIISFPMFLLHCLRVFLFKKQKEGFKVNNIEIKEKKMLQIFHESFFQFIKSSGIPRAELVKEFLDLLWLARVQFDKQVIKWVQNEDTERHSIKRLYLNKDALQRRELDTNEGFALLQSMLYHSQQIVTHYWLTPFLYHLTQNNGTKANYNYLRKLDNAMFCSNIQGDLRERSWELIGKDLNNIEYDINVLDKHKGTGYWSYWFYKLDFILWYYRTNFLLFEGFLDQQDQWNEYRMTAKNSVEHISPQNPKDYDDNLVWNEKDSVENKNRKINDFGNLVLLAKNINSEYSNKIFTVKKSEFEAKSKSKRIDSLKSALIFEHRIWSWEKCQAHREKMKDLFNKYLLETRSSNNNLN, from the coding sequence ATGATTTTATCACAAATAGAAAATAAACCGTTGGATATAAAATCGGAATTAGTAACGCTTCAATCTTATACGGAGAGGAACTCATTTTTTAACATCCCAATTTATCAACGTTTGTATGTTTGGAACGAGGTGCAAATCAATACTTTATTGTGGGATTTGCACAATGCTATAAATGAGAAGTCATACTACTTAGGTGGTATCATGCTCTCGAAAAATACTGATAATTACGATTTAATTGATGGACAGCAGCGTTTTACAACCTTATGGCTGATTGGTTATGTGTTAAAAAATGCACTAAGTGATTTTCTCTATTTTATAGAGAATAAAGAAAAGAGAGGGCGAATTACTTTCTCCATTAGGGATTTTGCCAATGAATATTTCCAAAACCCAAGTCAACAAGTATTTTCAGATAAAGATGCAGAGCAGGAACTACAACCAGTAACCGAAGCATTAAAAACAATTACACGCTTTTTCGAAGAGAATAATATTTCTGAAGAGGAAAAAGAGAAACTTTCTGAATTCATCTTTAAAAAAGTGCAACTTATAGCAACCACAATTCCGCCCTCTACAGATGAGAATCGTCTTTTTGAGGTAATGAATAATCGTGGAGTTCAATTGCAACATCATGAAATATTGAAAGGCGAACTACTGAATGAAATTAAATTCGATGAAGATTATTTTGTGTATGCAAAACTATGGGAAGCATGCTCCCTTATGGATGAGTATATTGAAAAGAACATCAAGGAAGTAGCTGGGTTAAGTTGGAAGGAGCTAACCTTTTCTTCAGACGAGGAAGAAAGAGAAGTTGGCTTACCAACTGATATTAAAAGTATAATTAGAACAAAGTTATCTTCGAAGAATCGGAATGATGCAGATCGTTCCAGCTTGTTGAAAATTCTTACAGAGAACAAGTGGGAAGAGCCCGATGAAAACGAAGAAGATTATGGATATGATTCAGGACAGATAAGAAGTATAATTTCTTTTCCCATGTTTCTACTTCATTGTTTGAGAGTATTTCTTTTTAAAAAACAGAAAGAAGGATTTAAAGTCAATAACATTGAAATTAAGGAGAAGAAAATGCTTCAAATATTCCACGAAAGCTTTTTTCAATTTATTAAATCGAGTGGAATACCGCGAGCGGAATTAGTAAAGGAGTTTTTGGATTTACTTTGGCTTGCGAGAGTTCAATTCGACAAGCAGGTTATTAAGTGGGTGCAAAACGAGGATACCGAACGTCATTCCATTAAGCGCCTATATCTAAATAAGGATGCTCTTCAGAGAAGAGAATTAGATACAAACGAAGGCTTCGCTCTCTTGCAAAGCATGTTGTATCATTCTCAACAAATTGTAACTCACTATTGGTTAACTCCTTTTCTTTACCATTTAACCCAAAATAATGGAACAAAGGCGAATTATAATTATTTGAGAAAGCTTGATAACGCGATGTTTTGCTCTAATATTCAAGGTGATCTTCGTGAAAGAAGTTGGGAGCTAATAGGAAAAGACTTGAATAATATAGAGTATGATATTAATGTCTTGGATAAGCATAAAGGTACGGGCTATTGGAGTTACTGGTTTTACAAACTGGATTTTATTCTTTGGTATTATAGAACTAATTTTTTATTGTTTGAAGGATTTTTGGATCAACAAGATCAATGGAATGAATATCGAATGACTGCTAAAAATTCAGTAGAACACATTTCACCTCAAAATCCTAAGGACTACGATGACAATCTAGTTTGGAATGAAAAAGATTCTGTAGAAAATAAGAATAGGAAAATAAATGATTTTGGAAACCTGGTATTATTGGCGAAGAACATTAATTCAGAATATTCAAATAAAATTTTCACAGTCAAAAAAAGTGAATTCGAAGCTAAATCTAAGAGTAAGAGAATTGATTCTTTAAAATCAGCATTAATTTTTGAACATAGAATTTGGAGTTGGGAGAAATGTCAGGCTCATAGAGAAAAAATGAAAGATTTATTCAATAAGTATTTATTGGAAACAAGATCATCAAACAATAACTTAAACTAG